One window of Catonella massiliensis genomic DNA carries:
- a CDS encoding 3'-5' exonuclease, with translation MRYIVFDLEWNQGHPSKEGANRSLPFEVIEIGAVKLDENFNIIDSFHRVIKPVVYPVLFKYTREIISLTERELSMGTDFVTACKEFLRWCRKGDRNYFFATWGTLDLLEFQRNMAYYNIHNGFPRPLYYFNVQYLFNIFIGKYDESAISLENAIRHLRIREDKAFHSAISDAQYTAEILQIISGINVFLYPSVDTYKFPLNKKQEVDIVYPDHRLSVSMAYKSKEDLKREADREPYCCHICGNRLRQLVPWYSPNSKNYYYVGECKYHGYMKGKRLIKNPDDHHYFAVSTLRSLSKEQAVTMINNYKSRKNNP, from the coding sequence ATGAGATATATAGTTTTTGACCTTGAATGGAATCAGGGACACCCCTCAAAGGAAGGAGCCAACAGGTCTCTTCCTTTTGAGGTAATTGAGATTGGTGCTGTGAAGCTAGACGAGAATTTTAACATTATCGACTCTTTTCACAGAGTAATAAAACCGGTTGTATATCCTGTTCTATTTAAGTATACAAGAGAGATTATTTCGCTAACTGAGAGAGAGCTCTCAATGGGAACTGATTTTGTAACTGCCTGTAAAGAATTTTTAAGGTGGTGTAGAAAAGGAGACAGAAATTACTTTTTTGCTACCTGGGGAACCCTTGATTTACTTGAGTTCCAGAGAAATATGGCGTATTACAATATACATAACGGGTTCCCAAGACCTTTGTACTATTTTAATGTGCAATACCTGTTTAATATATTTATTGGAAAATATGACGAGAGTGCAATTTCACTTGAAAATGCAATCAGGCACCTTAGAATAAGAGAAGATAAGGCCTTTCACAGTGCCATTTCCGATGCACAATACACTGCTGAAATCCTTCAGATTATCAGTGGTATAAATGTATTTTTATATCCGTCAGTTGATACCTATAAGTTCCCTCTTAATAAAAAGCAAGAGGTAGACATCGTCTATCCCGATCACAGACTGAGTGTCAGCATGGCCTATAAGTCTAAGGAGGACTTAAAAAGGGAAGCTGATAGAGAGCCTTACTGCTGCCATATCTGTGGTAACCGTCTACGTCAGCTTGTTCCCTGGTATTCTCCCAACTCAAAGAACTACTATTATGTTGGAGAATGCAAGTATCATGGCTATATGAAAGGCAAAAGACTAATTAAAAATCCTGATGACCATCATTATTTCGCAGTATCAACTCTTAGGTCTCTTTCTAAAGAACAGGCAGTAACTATGATTAATAACTACAAGAGTAGAAAAAATAATCCATAA
- a CDS encoding sensor histidine kinase, whose amino-acid sequence MKTKSIKKNLTTFVLSILIITIAVLLLTGIPEKEPNSVILSLTGLAILIGLPIFIVLFIFLAYVDKVIIKPIHVLVESVKQVSEGNYDAYIEVDREDEIGALADNFNQMITSLKEYREKEIIEKEERDDLIASITHDLSTPLSVIQSHIDGISDGIANTKEKQSEYIEVINDKIRQLDERIKSLKNYSVYNKNNHDFKESIILKEAFDKIVYDLMNSIKPSTGIFNYNNSITKEIRLNLSYRELETIIENIFANAVKYNNKTILQIEINVTCSDDRVKIEFKDNGMGIGKEDISKIFIPLYKADKSRTSNKNSLGLGLSIVKNIIESVEGYIEVASNPGEFTLFTIDLPILK is encoded by the coding sequence TTGAAAACTAAATCAATAAAGAAGAATTTAACAACATTTGTATTATCGATTTTAATAATTACAATAGCAGTATTATTGTTAACAGGCATACCTGAAAAAGAGCCTAATAGTGTAATATTGTCACTGACAGGACTGGCAATCTTAATTGGGTTACCTATTTTTATTGTCCTATTTATTTTCTTGGCATATGTAGATAAGGTTATCATTAAACCTATTCATGTACTTGTAGAAAGTGTTAAACAAGTAAGTGAAGGAAACTATGATGCATATATTGAAGTGGATAGAGAAGATGAAATTGGCGCTCTTGCCGACAATTTTAATCAAATGATTACTTCACTTAAAGAGTATAGAGAAAAGGAAATAATAGAGAAAGAAGAGAGGGATGATTTAATTGCATCTATAACACACGACTTATCTACCCCTCTATCTGTAATCCAATCACATATTGATGGAATAAGTGATGGGATTGCGAATACAAAAGAAAAGCAGAGCGAGTATATAGAAGTAATAAACGACAAGATAAGGCAATTGGATGAAAGAATAAAATCCTTAAAAAATTATAGTGTGTATAACAAAAATAATCACGATTTTAAGGAGAGTATTATATTAAAAGAGGCTTTCGATAAAATTGTTTATGATTTAATGAACTCAATTAAGCCGTCTACAGGCATATTTAATTATAATAACAGTATTACTAAAGAAATTAGGTTAAATTTAAGCTACAGAGAATTAGAGACTATAATTGAGAACATTTTTGCAAATGCTGTAAAGTACAACAATAAAACAATCTTGCAAATTGAAATCAATGTAACATGCTCTGATGATAGAGTAAAAATAGAATTTAAGGATAATGGAATGGGAATAGGTAAGGAGGATATAAGCAAGATTTTTATCCCATTATATAAGGCGGATAAATCAAGGACATCTAATAAAAATTCTCTGGGACTGGGACTTTCCATAGTCAAAAATATAATTGAAAGCGTGGAAGGATATATAGAAGTGGCTAGCAATCCGGGAGAGTTCACTCTATTTACAATTGACCTGCCTATATTGAAATAG
- a CDS encoding response regulator transcription factor, translated as MNRILIVEDEPALANVVKDYLKNELFDVEICAEGDKVTEVFNKYRPSLLILDLMLPGMNGYEICKNVRMTSVIPILILSAKTDEFDKVMGLNLGADDYMTKPFRPKELVARVNALIRRSQVFNKDNLEVIDVGDIRIFIKEYKVEKNNVNMDLSKKEFELLLFLAKNPKQVFTREHLYEGVWGLDSFGDLDTVTVTINRLRQKIEENPATPKHILTVWGVGYKFEN; from the coding sequence ATGAATAGGATTTTGATTGTAGAGGATGAGCCTGCTCTTGCAAATGTGGTAAAGGATTATCTAAAAAATGAGCTATTTGATGTAGAAATTTGTGCTGAAGGAGACAAGGTAACAGAGGTGTTTAATAAATATAGACCTTCATTACTTATACTTGATTTAATGCTGCCGGGGATGAATGGTTATGAAATATGTAAAAATGTTAGGATGACATCAGTAATACCGATATTGATTTTATCAGCTAAAACAGATGAATTTGATAAAGTTATGGGACTTAATTTAGGTGCTGATGATTATATGACAAAACCTTTTAGACCAAAAGAATTGGTCGCAAGGGTTAATGCCCTGATACGCAGAAGTCAGGTGTTTAACAAGGACAACTTGGAAGTGATAGATGTAGGGGATATAAGAATATTTATCAAAGAATATAAAGTAGAAAAAAATAACGTAAATATGGATTTAAGTAAAAAGGAATTTGAACTTTTATTATTTTTAGCGAAAAATCCCAAACAAGTATTTACGAGGGAACACTTATATGAGGGAGTATGGGGACTTGACAGCTTTGGCGATCTTGACACTGTAACTGTAACTATAAATAGACTCCGTCAGAAAATAGAGGAAAATCCGGCAACTCCAAAACACATTTTAACAGTATGGGGAGTAGGTTATAAATTTGAAAACTAA
- a CDS encoding ABC transporter ATP-binding protein, whose product MSDIMLEIQKLNKSYRRRKIIDNLNMTVYKGDIYGFLGANGEGKTTTIRMITSLIKADSGDIIINGKSIKNGKNEAIKNIGAMVEAPKFYENMSGYENLELMAKIMPGVSDLDIQNVLGLVGLKDRGRDKFKEYSMGMKQRLGIANALLGDPKLIILDEPSNGLDPYGMKEINNLVVSLAKRCDKTFIISSHLLHEMEGICNRIGILHSGKLCIEGEVRALINDNKVENLEELFFKKVGEKNDKFGG is encoded by the coding sequence ATGTCTGATATTATGCTTGAGATACAAAAGCTGAATAAGTCCTACAGGAGAAGGAAGATTATTGACAATTTGAACATGACCGTATACAAAGGGGATATTTATGGCTTTCTTGGCGCCAATGGTGAGGGTAAAACCACAACTATAAGAATGATAACTTCACTTATCAAGGCTGATTCGGGTGATATAATCATCAATGGAAAATCAATTAAAAACGGTAAAAATGAGGCTATAAAAAATATAGGTGCTATGGTTGAAGCCCCCAAATTCTATGAAAATATGAGTGGATATGAAAATTTAGAATTAATGGCAAAAATTATGCCTGGTGTAAGTGACCTAGACATTCAAAACGTGCTTGGCTTGGTTGGACTAAAAGACAGAGGAAGAGACAAGTTCAAAGAATATTCTATGGGAATGAAACAGAGACTGGGAATAGCTAATGCACTTCTTGGTGATCCTAAGCTGATTATTTTAGATGAACCTTCAAATGGCCTTGATCCATATGGAATGAAAGAAATAAATAACCTTGTAGTATCTTTAGCAAAAAGATGTGACAAAACATTTATAATCTCCTCTCATCTTCTTCATGAAATGGAAGGGATATGCAATAGAATAGGGATTTTACATTCAGGGAAACTATGTATAGAGGGCGAAGTACGTGCGTTAATAAACGATAATAAGGTAGAAAACCTTGAAGAACTATTTTTTAAGAAAGTAGGTGAAAAAAATGATAAATTTGGTGGCTAA
- a CDS encoding D-alanyl-D-alanine carboxypeptidase family protein, giving the protein MKNLYIKRSFALILIIVSLFSGLHINTVLAENNSSWPKCPSIKAKEGVVMDLATGTILFGKNENKKWYPASTTKIMTALLAIEHAKSLDEKVEFTKEAIAAANRGSSSIGMTPGEKLTLKECLYGLMLASANEVANALAIHTAGSIEAFADMMNEKAKELGCTHTHFCNPSGLYEKEHYTTPADLARIARAAIKNDAFREIASTRKYVLPKTNLMKEKRPLSNTHQLFNPMQHPEYAYEYCYAGKTGYTTEAKFNLVSYVKKGTMDIVCVVMNAESKEVEYTNTKKLADYTFKRFRMLQADKIPLKLNESGGQVYASVLENDPTAQFTVSGAATLAVPKKCDINGVTTQVKEDDISGISVGANCIGGIEYMYDGKCIGNAELIYTSAKAYSFNKPEAVDNSVQTGTDNKKSKVMAIAMIVCSFLIIMVLMWYLFIYRRPTRIARRKYKKHKTGINKRNRLKW; this is encoded by the coding sequence ATGAAAAATTTATATATAAAAAGAAGTTTTGCGCTAATTTTAATAATTGTAAGCCTATTTTCAGGCTTACATATAAATACTGTGCTTGCAGAGAACAATTCATCCTGGCCTAAATGCCCCTCTATAAAAGCAAAAGAGGGTGTTGTTATGGACCTTGCTACAGGAACCATATTGTTTGGTAAGAACGAGAACAAGAAGTGGTATCCTGCAAGTACAACCAAGATAATGACAGCCTTACTGGCGATAGAGCATGCAAAGTCCCTTGATGAAAAGGTGGAGTTTACCAAAGAAGCAATAGCAGCCGCAAATAGGGGAAGCTCAAGTATAGGCATGACTCCGGGAGAGAAGCTGACTCTTAAAGAATGCCTCTATGGTCTTATGCTTGCATCAGCTAACGAGGTTGCCAATGCTCTTGCTATCCACACGGCAGGAAGCATCGAAGCTTTTGCAGATATGATGAACGAAAAGGCAAAGGAGCTTGGATGTACCCATACTCATTTTTGCAATCCAAGCGGACTATATGAAAAGGAGCACTACACAACCCCGGCAGACCTTGCAAGGATCGCCAGAGCAGCCATTAAAAACGATGCATTTAGGGAAATAGCAAGTACAAGAAAATACGTATTGCCTAAAACTAATCTGATGAAGGAAAAAAGACCTTTATCTAACACTCATCAGCTTTTTAACCCTATGCAGCATCCTGAGTATGCTTATGAATACTGCTATGCGGGAAAGACCGGCTATACTACCGAGGCCAAGTTTAACCTGGTTTCTTATGTAAAAAAAGGTACTATGGACATAGTCTGCGTGGTGATGAATGCTGAGAGTAAAGAGGTGGAGTACACCAATACCAAGAAGCTTGCAGACTATACATTTAAGCGCTTCAGGATGTTACAGGCAGACAAGATACCTCTTAAGTTAAATGAGAGCGGTGGGCAGGTATATGCGAGTGTGCTTGAAAATGACCCAACAGCGCAGTTTACGGTGTCAGGGGCTGCTACATTGGCTGTGCCTAAGAAATGCGATATAAACGGGGTTACTACACAGGTTAAGGAAGATGATATAAGCGGTATATCAGTAGGAGCTAACTGTATCGGTGGCATTGAATATATGTATGACGGCAAGTGCATAGGAAATGCAGAGCTTATATATACAAGCGCTAAGGCTTATTCTTTTAATAAGCCAGAGGCGGTAGATAACAGTGTGCAGACGGGCACGGACAATAAGAAGTCAAAGGTAATGGCAATAGCTATGATAGTATGCTCATTTCTCATCATTATGGTGCTTATGTGGTATCTGTTTATTTACAGGAGACCTACCCGTATAGCAAGGAGAAAATACAAAAAACATAAAACAGGCATAAATAAAAGAAACCGGCTTAAATGGTAA
- the trmB gene encoding tRNA (guanosine(46)-N7)-methyltransferase TrmB, which yields MRLRNVPGSREDIANSEFVIQNPEKHRGEIVSLFPSKQPLFIEIGMGKGQFITTLAKNNPDINYIGIEKYSSVLVRAIEKQTELELPNLKFIRMDAENINDVFAENEVDGIYLNFSDPWPKDRHAKRRLTSRQFFARYEKLLKPEGKIQFKTDNSALFDFSLEEVEATNFKATEVSYDLHNSEWNEGNVMTEYEERFSAKGNPIKRVVFVRR from the coding sequence ATGAGATTAAGAAATGTACCGGGTTCCAGAGAAGACATAGCTAATAGCGAGTTCGTGATACAAAACCCTGAAAAGCACAGAGGTGAGATTGTATCCTTATTTCCATCTAAGCAGCCGCTCTTTATAGAAATAGGTATGGGCAAGGGGCAGTTCATAACTACTCTTGCTAAGAACAATCCGGATATAAACTACATTGGCATCGAGAAATATTCAAGTGTCCTAGTTAGAGCAATCGAAAAGCAGACAGAGCTTGAACTTCCTAATCTCAAGTTTATCCGTATGGATGCAGAGAATATAAATGATGTTTTTGCTGAAAATGAAGTGGATGGAATTTATCTTAATTTTTCCGATCCTTGGCCAAAGGACAGACATGCAAAGAGGAGGCTAACTTCAAGGCAGTTTTTTGCAAGATACGAAAAGCTCCTAAAGCCTGAAGGGAAAATCCAGTTTAAGACAGATAACTCTGCCCTTTTTGACTTTTCACTTGAAGAAGTTGAAGCTACCAATTTTAAGGCTACTGAAGTGTCCTACGACCTTCATAACAGCGAATGGAATGAAGGAAATGTTATGACTGAGTATGAGGAGAGATTTTCTGCGAAGGGGAACCCTATTAAGAGGGTGGTGTTTGTGAGAAGGTAA
- a CDS encoding aldehyde dehydrogenase family protein has translation MHQAGAKLQKCILYEGAREEIFEPVAVIIKFKDAEDVIKMANDSEYGLGGGIFTKDITKAIFPQF, from the coding sequence TTGCACCAAGCGGGTGCAAAATTACAAAAATGCATTTTATATGAGGGTGCAAGGGAAGAAATATTTGAACCTGTAGCCGTAATTATCAAGTTCAAAGATGCAGAAGATGTAATTAAGATGGCAAATGATTCAGAGTATGGACTTGGAGGAGGAATATTTACCAAGGATATAACTAAGGCAATATTTCCCCAATTCTGA
- a CDS encoding PDDEXK nuclease domain-containing protein gives MKEVELEDALVQQITKLLLEFGTGFAFMGRQYPIKVGNRDFYIDLLFYNVKLHCYFVVELKTVDFEPEFAGKLSFYLSVIDGELKAPTDNPTIGLLLCKGKDRMVAEYALQDVNKPMGVSEYKLSNQIAKELRDKIPSIEDIEKRLN, from the coding sequence ATGAAGGAAGTTGAATTAGAAGATGCGTTAGTTCAGCAGATTACAAAATTACTTCTTGAATTTGGAACTGGCTTTGCATTTATGGGAAGACAGTATCCGATTAAAGTTGGCAATAGAGATTTCTATATTGATTTGCTCTTTTACAATGTGAAATTGCATTGTTATTTTGTAGTAGAATTGAAAACTGTAGATTTTGAGCCAGAGTTTGCAGGAAAATTATCGTTTTATTTATCTGTGATTGATGGTGAATTAAAAGCACCCACTGATAATCCGACTATAGGGCTTTTGCTTTGTAAAGGAAAAGATAGAATGGTCGCAGAATATGCATTACAAGATGTAAATAAGCCTATGGGAGTTAGTGAGTATAAATTATCAAATCAGATTGCAAAGGAATTGCGGGATAAGATTCCTTCGATTGAAGATATAGAAAAGCGTTTGAATTAA